GTCTTTAGTTTGAGCTAAATTTAAACTACCACATTGTTTTAAACctaaatgcaaaataattgtaaacattatagaaataaatgtgtaatacttgtatttatcaataacaTACCAATATCATATCCTTTAGCTTCTAACTGCCTGTATAGcttaatactatacataataatattgcgttCGGCAATTGGTTTAAATAAGCCCAGGGTTCCCGAACCAAAATGTGATGTCCCTCCACATGGCCTAAGTACACAATGGGgtttacatttcaaaatatttaacttagcATTCAATAAGATACATACTTTCCTTGGTCAATGAGTACAATATCAGACCACCCATTTTCCACTAAATGGTAGGCCAATGAATTGGCAACAACTCCTGTACCACATATCACAACCTGTGCTTGAGTCGGGAGCACAGACTCATGAGTTACTGTAGAATGTGTACGGGTACAGTCACAACTGCTGAGGCTAATGGACCAACGGTTTAACTTTTTCAAGTATAATCTTTTTTGCCATCTggtcaaaaacatatttaaatcaaaactatTCACAGACCTATAAAAGTGTACAAAACATTACACATTACGAAACTGCTTCAGCATCTGAgactaaatttgaattacaattatttataaaacattataaataatacctcaGACGAGCAGTAGGAAATcataaacgatttttattccatgttattttattttaattgcatttttatttactttaaatttctcAATTCAAACTTCAAAGTCGACCAAAtcgaacaattattttaaattgataaatgtaatactgataaaatgataataacgaGATAACTAAGTCTGATGAGCCTGATAACACTgctatataaaaaagttaGTTTATCGTGTCTATAAATTGTATCTAATTGTAGATTCAATATCGACATTTGTCAGATCATAGCAtgtgtaattattacttatggaCCATGGCAATtggacatataatattatatatactagacCGCCAGTTATTGTTGAATGGCGTATCAGAGGAAGAACTGACTCCCATCCCTCGGTGTAACCAATAATACCATTAAATATCATTGATAAGTACATATACcacgataataatacctataattttgtCTTTAGTACAGACAATACAGTAACACAACATATCTACTATCTACatcatatactattattaattattctaaatagtttctttaagtatatatttgaataatcgaTGTCTACTTCTACATCTACGCGTAAGTACTGAATTACTGATTATAATGGTGACTTGTAAGTGTGTTGTAACGTTACTAAATTGTTATCTGGTTTTGGACTTGCCACTTGAATACTTGATAGTGTATTTTACGACTTATCactcattatttatgtaacataCTAACATATAATTCGAAAGTTGTCAACGtgtgttttatttagtaaaacgtCTACTTACAGTACACCGTAatctattaaattgatatcgacttaataagtaaaagtttttatattatataaattttgtatcCATTAATAAtcggatttattataatataagttttggACTAAgtagacaataatattgtcactGTATCTAATCAGGTACGATGTCGAACCAAATTGTAGCCAACGAGAGCAACAAGGAGAATGCACCAGAAAACGAAGAAAAGAAAATTCCcatattttcaattgaaagtatcctttttctattaattaattaaattacatatctttaaaaaattataatgtatgtttcatttattttacacttaaTGTATAGGaatggataatattaaaaacagttatCTTCCTCATGtacccaaaataaaaataataacttgagTAACCAaggattttatgtataatgtcttaccaaattaatattattataatatgataaagcaATTTTTCATTCTCccgtttataaatacttttttcttttttgcttATCTGAAATCATTGAGACCTATCACCGCTAAAAAAGCAAAACAAAAGCTTCAAACATCCTATACTGACCTTTCTCCTTTCTGATTCCTGCTTTCTTCTCAGATTcctacttataaaatttaatgttataattcttgaaaatttattagtaaagGTTACTCGTAATTATTAagcaaaaatgaattattttactattgcgATTTcccaatattacaaatttattaaatatcaattattacttGGTATATTTTCCattcgttattaattattttatatgaataattactaacatatataatgaaattgaaaaaaaaatgggtatctagtatttaaatttaaatattctttaataatattctaacagtattaaagataattaaaGAAGCCCAACAGCAGCATGGCTTAAGGCACAATGATTATCAaagatataggtaaatattaaataatactatatttttggtgaaaatatttagaaatactcaattattcatttttaatttatagaggTTATTGTACCAGGCGTATCAGACGTTTACGAAAAGTTATGCATTTACAGCAGGGGGATCGTAGACATTTTCGTAAGAAAAATGTTACAGAAACCAATCTGACAGATGAAAGGTAAGATAttcatgttaataaaaataatcaattatttaattgtaacattctattaaatttagagCTGTTTACATTCCATTGATGTTGGCTGAAAGAGCATGGAGTTATGCAATGCAACTACGAGTTGAAGCTAATACAGAACCGAGGAAAAAGTTTCATTTGGTATCTAGATTAAGAAAAGCTGCTAGTTATGCAATACAACTTCAAAAACTTTGTGAGGTAgagttattgtaatattacataccaATTATACCTTGTTCAGATTAAGAGTGCCCAAACTCGTGCATGCATACTGAGCAAACAATTGTCAAATCCCTCAGGCGAGATCAAACGCCCTGTGATTGGTCGGCATTGTACGACCGCTGTTGTTGATTGTTGGAGTcactatgtataaatatgcgTTGGCACACCAAAGCGCTCCCCATAGCAAAATACATGCGCGAACAGAACTGGTTTTCATCCGAGGGACTGAGCACAATTAACCTGAACAgggtataatttaaagtatgatCATTTTTTGGGTAACAATAAATTTGCCAGCcagaatttattgaattaaatttgtagTTTATTAGTGGGCTAAATCAGAGGTTCCCAAACAGAGAgtagtaaacatttatattacgtatatttataaaaaataacaatgataaaacataacaaatttaatattgaattattatttattaaaaaatataatataatatattataaaaaattaaaagatatcttttatgtataagtatgtaATACACTATTTGTCATGTAATTATATACTGTTCATTTATTACTctttatgttaatattcaaattcaattttagaatCGATCATTATCAGTTGGTAACAGTGGTCTCATTTGAGAAAGGGAAGGATGAGAAtgcatcattattaatttatataaataaaataaaattgtgttttaatatttataatgacaatGATATGATGTTGATTTTGGTACAATAGCAATATGTCTAAAAGATTATCCTATcactttaattaaaacaataattatttcatttgtaaAAAGTTTACCGATtactatatcaaataaaaggtttatttttatcgctCAAAAGAGTAAagacatattttgatataatagtaaatattatttacttccataaatgtatattagtaaCTTCTAATAAAATTCTGGGTTCAATCAATATAGTCTTTCCAAGAAATTTAATGTTACCTATAAAATtcatcatacataatataactacttTGGTAATCTAGGGAATTACCAAATTTATcttaacaaacaatatttttaattattcatcattcaaaatattataattaggtcTAGGGACTTCTAGGAGTTTgcatgtttttcaataatcattaaaaatatagctaagtaaaatataaatatgttttatatcaacactagtgtatatttaaaatttatagctgcatattttgcatatttgacaatatttatacaaaggtgtaagttttattatattataaaaaaatacttaattttaaatagattttctagacctaagatattattataatggttttattcatataaaattaatgtttatgtttcTTGACAATCACTTGCATGGTTACTTATCAGTACACCGCAAGTGtgattcaaaaacaataaatcgaaaaagaaaataataactaagtaaatttttatttaatactatgatttttttttttttaatgcatattttaatagcatatttattatttagtggtTCTTTAGTAGATAAATACATGCATGTTTCAAGGTTTTTTAAGGTATGAAGTCCCTAgccttaattataatatataaggtgttcaaataatataaaaattgtttatataacacaatataaattacatattttaattcaaagtatttaaataaaataataattttaaatgtttgaataatatgttttaataaaaacaaatacattttagtcaGAAAAATTTGACGCTCGGACTCAATTGGAAACTCAAGCTTATGTAGCTTGGTGTGAAGGAATGTTACAGTTTGAATTACAAGAGTGGAAACCGgccattgaaaatttaaaaaaagctcAGTaagcaaacatttttaagtattacttGTTTacgattacaatttatattaaaatattactcttTGTCAACCATTAAATATCTTACATGTAAATGTACATGTCCAAATACTGTATgtgaaattttagttttacatttattaacataagaTGTCAtcaattttgataacaatattttatttttcagaatgatttatgaaaaattagcTTCCGCACTAAACGAAGAAGATgctattttatatagaaatcGCTATGAAGAATTAGAACCAAGCTTACGCTTCTGTGCTTATAACATTGGCAATGAGACAGATGTTAATCAACTATTACACTTACGTAATCAAGCACAAGGGGATTTATTAGTGACATTAGatgttagttatttttactagtaaaaaaagaatatcataattaattaaataaaccatacattttttatagactTTGATGGCACAAACGAGAGACTCATTAAGTGAAGTGACTTGGAGAAATCGTACAGTGCCTGTAAAAAATTCTCGTGTAAGGACTTTCTTATTAGCAAACCGtgattttaatagtttgttGGACAAATGCACTACATTAGCTGAAAAAAGTGATTCATTGGAACAACATTTAATGGACTGTAAAGATGCTATGTTAGCAATAAGGGATGACATAAAAACTGAACAGGTTAGAtgttttgagttattttaattttgttattaggtTTGATTTATATCgctttaattgattaatacacatttttaatgcaGAAAATGGATGGTTCTTCAACTTCTTCAGCATCATCATTACAGTATCTTCATACTTATTTGTCATTTATTCGTTTAGAAAGGTCAATACAGCGTAATTTGTTGTTAATTGAAAGTGCATTGGAAAATGATGGCAAACAAGGAACAGTTGTAAGTTTTAGTGctgtttaaaactataatttatttttaaataactgtatattcttttgaattgtatccttttaattatttattaataattattattgtaacatagGGAAGTAAGAAACTTCAAGATATAACTAGATTATATGAGattttgatacaaaatattttggaggAACAACAATTGCCTGGTTTGGAAGACGACTcagattttcaagaaaaattgGTTATTAAAGCTAAAGCTTACAAAGCATtcaggtatattttaaaatatttcatcataaaacttttctatgtaatattatcatcttattctaaattgtaatttttttcttttttttagatgCTATTATATTGGTCAGAGCTTAAGTACTCTGCACCGTTGGAGGGATACAATGGCTATGTATGAACGAGCATTACTTCATATATCTTCAGTTATTAATCAAGTTGATGATGATTTGAAGACGCGATTGAGTAACTTAGTGAACACCATCGAGTCTTCCAAGTATTGCGCTCATGCTCAAAGTGTTCTCGAACAAGATAATGAAGAAGAATTAGATAGTTTGAAAAATGCCAAACTTCAAAAGGTAAGTATttcaacataattattgttcgacataattattcatttaaatacctttattaatttagatgcCTTTGACAAAACGCTTGGACGAATACTACGAAGATTCGAGTATATTAGGTAAAGATCCTAATGTTATTAAAGTACCACCTGAAATGGAAGAAATACCGTGCAAGCCATTATTCTTTGATGTTGCATTAAACTTTGTGCAACTTCCCGCGTTCAAAAAACAACAACCAGTGTCTGATCCGGCTAACAAAGAAGGAATTTCCGGATTTGTTAAAGGTCTGTGGGGTTGGGGTGGAAAAAAGAAGtgaacgtttaataataaaacacatattttgtatttttgaactTGTACAATCCAAAATTCAATATGGATAAAATACTgtacaatcaaatattttatctttcaacatagtttaaatattaaaagtttgttcaaataatgataatatattatacatcaataaattaatgattaattaatttttctatattatatattaattgtatacattataataataaattactgctAATGAACTTGGtttcattgttttaataacagatattttttaatattaaggaAAACATTGATAATGACTAATAACatgatatttacaaattcataataaatatggtaatggtatattataatgcactcacgtataatttaatattagtttataagcGACAGTAGTTACAAGagttgaataatatacatattataataataataatatgtatacaaatgaaaatctttaattacaaattggcAAATCGTTTCGTGCTTTGACTCATTACTTTCTGTCCGCCATGGTGTCTTAACACGTCTGTCCACTACTTTTATCTCTCCTGGCTGCATGACTTCTGGCATGCTTCCTCAAGTGATCTTTCCTGTAAAACGCACGGCCACACTCTACGCAAGCGTGTCGCTTCTCACCTGTGTGTACCACCTTGTGCAGGGTCAACTGCTCCTTGCGTTTGAATGCTTTGCCGCACACCGTACAGGCATACGGCCTTTCGGAACTGTGGCTCTGCCTGTGTCTCGTCAAGTGGTCCTTGCGCTTTAGCCCCGCACCGCAAATGTCGCACACGAATCTCCGTTCCGTGGCGTGAGTGCCCAAGTGTTCCTCGAGCAGATGCTTGTCCAAATACTCGGCCCGGCATTCAGGACATCCGAACATAGTGGTGCCATCCGCGCAGCTCGTTATCCGTATCTGGCCGGGCTTCGGTTTGACCTGCGGTGGCGTTGTTGTCGttgtcgttgtcgtcgtcgtcggcggACAGCGGTCACTTGCGGATGCTACGGTGGCATTCGCTTGTTTGCTTTGTTTTTTCCTCTTCTTCGGGGGCTTTGTTTCGTCCCGCACGTCTTTGCAGAC
This sequence is a window from Rhopalosiphum maidis isolate BTI-1 chromosome 1, ASM367621v3, whole genome shotgun sequence. Protein-coding genes within it:
- the LOC113548278 gene encoding replication initiator 1-like — protein: MTSTFRSSDILQQMDFAMIGTHFASGPLQIDQDFAGISGVHFNSTGSQQHYANDGEVTLQPNGMPPSWQSIAAPGSTVADYLSHLPATLTLHHFLKYSGESVCKDVRDETKPPKKRKKQSKQANATVASASDRCPPTTTTTTTTTTPPQVKPKPGQIRITSCADGTTMFGCPECRAEYLDKHLLEEHLGTHATERRFVCDICGAGLKRKDHLTRHRQSHSSERPYACTVCGKAFKRKEQLTLHKVVHTGEKRHACVECGRAFYRKDHLRKHARSHAARRDKSSGQTC
- the LOC113548276 gene encoding signal recognition particle subunit SRP68 isoform X2, coding for MSNQIVANESNKENAPENEEKKIPIFSIEILKIIKEAQQQHGLRHNDYQRYRGYCTRRIRRLRKVMHLQQGDRRHFRKKNVTETNLTDERAVYIPLMLAERAWSYAMQLRVEANTEPRKKFHLVSRLRKAASYAIQLQKLCESEKFDARTQLETQAYVAWCEGMLQFELQEWKPAIENLKKAQMIYEKLASALNEEDAILYRNRYEELEPSLRFCAYNIGNETDVNQLLHLRNQAQGDLLVTLDTLMAQTRDSLSEVTWRNRTVPVKNSRVRTFLLANRDFNSLLDKCTTLAEKSDSLEQHLMDCKDAMLAIRDDIKTEQKMDGSSTSSASSLQYLHTYLSFIRLERSIQRNLLLIESALENDGKQGTVGSKKLQDITRLYEILIQNILEEQQLPGLEDDSDFQEKLVIKAKAYKAFRCYYIGQSLSTLHRWRDTMAMYERALLHISSVINQVDDDLKTRLSNLVNTIESSKYCAHAQSVLEQDNEEELDSLKNAKLQKMPLTKRLDEYYEDSSILGKDPNVIKVPPEMEEIPCKPLFFDVALNFVQLPAFKKQQPVSDPANKEGISGFVKGLWGWGGKKK
- the LOC113548276 gene encoding signal recognition particle subunit SRP68 isoform X1, translating into MSTSTSTRTMSNQIVANESNKENAPENEEKKIPIFSIEILKIIKEAQQQHGLRHNDYQRYRGYCTRRIRRLRKVMHLQQGDRRHFRKKNVTETNLTDERAVYIPLMLAERAWSYAMQLRVEANTEPRKKFHLVSRLRKAASYAIQLQKLCESEKFDARTQLETQAYVAWCEGMLQFELQEWKPAIENLKKAQMIYEKLASALNEEDAILYRNRYEELEPSLRFCAYNIGNETDVNQLLHLRNQAQGDLLVTLDTLMAQTRDSLSEVTWRNRTVPVKNSRVRTFLLANRDFNSLLDKCTTLAEKSDSLEQHLMDCKDAMLAIRDDIKTEQKMDGSSTSSASSLQYLHTYLSFIRLERSIQRNLLLIESALENDGKQGTVGSKKLQDITRLYEILIQNILEEQQLPGLEDDSDFQEKLVIKAKAYKAFRCYYIGQSLSTLHRWRDTMAMYERALLHISSVINQVDDDLKTRLSNLVNTIESSKYCAHAQSVLEQDNEEELDSLKNAKLQKMPLTKRLDEYYEDSSILGKDPNVIKVPPEMEEIPCKPLFFDVALNFVQLPAFKKQQPVSDPANKEGISGFVKGLWGWGGKKK